In the Brachyhypopomus gauderio isolate BG-103 chromosome 4, BGAUD_0.2, whole genome shotgun sequence genome, one interval contains:
- the epgn gene encoding epigen, with amino-acid sequence MPESMRRHLLQVVVVMATALLLHHTGESVETELKGQLNTTQSQDNNDPQTDDLLPVDEGEKPEVLALFKPCTEEHEGYCVNGVCYYAPDLDSPSCRCKLAFMGSRCEQMQMKTYRLSTPEELIGVICGTLLLIICIALLIYCIWRKRIFKSSIPYKNSGQNNPA; translated from the exons ATGCCAGAGTCTATGAGAAGACACCTGCTGCAGG TTGTGGTTGTGATGGCCACAGCACTGTTGCTTCACCACACAGGAGAGTCCGTAGAGACAGAGCTGAAAGGACAACTCAACACAACACAGAGTCAGGACAATAACGACCCACAGACAGACGATCTGCTGCCTGTCG ATGAGGGAGAGAAACCTGAGGTTCTGGCCCTATTCAAACCTTGCACGGAAGAACATGAGGGCTACTGTGTTAATGGCGTGTGCTACTATGCTCCTGACCTGGACAGTCCCAGCtgcag GTGTAAGTTGGCGTTCATGGGGTCGCGGTGTGAACAGATGCAGATGAAGACTTATAGGCTGTCAACTCCGGAGGAGCTGATCGGTGTCATCTGTGGAACCCTCCTCCTCATCATCTGCATCGCTCTGCTGATCTATTGCATCTGGAGGAAAAG GATCTTCAAATCTTCTATCCCATACAAGAACAGTGGCCAGAACAACCCTGCCTGA